In Solanum pennellii chromosome 7, SPENNV200, the following are encoded in one genomic region:
- the LOC107025064 gene encoding uncharacterized protein LOC107025064, which translates to MVKNEEHEEMTKKMKSLEHSIRDMQGLGGHKGISFSDLCMFPHVHLPAGFKTPKFEKYDCHGDPIAQLKRYCNQLRGAEGKEELLMAYFGESLVGIASEWFIDQDITNWHTWDDLARCFVQQFQYNIDIVPDRSSLANMRKKTTENFHEHAIRWREQAARVKPPMKESEMIDVFLQAQEPDYFHYLLSAVGNTFAEVIKVGEMVENDIKSGKIVSQAALKATTQVLQNGSGNIGGKKRREDVPTTLFSFPSSTIFCPIHSISCF; encoded by the coding sequence ATGGTCAAGAATGAGGAACATGAAGAAATGactaagaaaatgaagagtttggaaCATAGTATAAGAGATATGCAAGGACTAGGAGGCCACAAAGGCATCTCGTTCAGTGACTTGTGTATGTTTCCTCACGTCCATTTGCCTGCTGGTTTTAAAACTccaaagtttgaaaaatatgattgtCACGGAGACCCCATAGCTCAGCTAAAGAGATATTGCAACCAATTGAGGGGTGCAGAGGGCAAAGAAGAGTTACTTATGGCCTATTTTGGGGAAAGCTTAGTAGGGATTGCATCTGAATGGTTCATAGATCAGGATATCACCAACTGGCACACATGGGATGATTTGGCTCGATGTTTTGTACAACAATTCCAATATAATATTGACATTGTTCCAGATCGCTCCTCGTTAGCCAACATGAGAAAAAAGACCACGGAAAATTTTCATGAACATGCTATCAGATGGAGGGAACAAGCCGCTAGGGTTAAACCACCGATGAAGGAGTCAGAGATGATTGATGTTTTTCTCCAGGCGCAAGAACCTGATTACTTTCACTATCTGCTTTCTGCCGTAGGGAATACATTCGCTGAAGTTATTAAGGTAGGGGAAATGGTGGAAAATGACATCAAGTCTGGAAAGATTGTAAGTCAAGCTGCCTTAAAAGCCACAACACAAGTGCTTCAAAATGGTTCTGGAAATATTGGAGGGAAGAAGAGAAGGGAGGATGTCCCGACAACACTATTTTCCTTCCCAAGCTCCACAATATTCTGTCCCATACACTCCATATCATGTTTTTAA